A genomic segment from Nitrospira lenta encodes:
- a CDS encoding DUF420 domain-containing protein: MDLKSFLWYAVLTSITGAYFVALAGVRSAKSHDVPHHSRRMIIACTVVGIWLVAYVLKQIMFGREHFGGTSEQYWTLYLPVFATHMLFAVSTIGLGGYNLYMGLHRLRYGSVGAMAAGMTTHRRLGHLLLWTFSGTIGTAYLVYMMIFVWYKE; encoded by the coding sequence ATGGATCTAAAATCCTTCCTTTGGTATGCGGTCTTAACCAGCATCACCGGAGCCTATTTCGTCGCCCTGGCAGGGGTGCGTTCGGCCAAGAGTCATGATGTCCCGCACCACTCGCGCCGGATGATTATTGCCTGCACGGTCGTTGGGATTTGGCTTGTCGCTTACGTACTCAAACAAATCATGTTCGGCAGGGAGCATTTCGGCGGCACAAGCGAGCAATACTGGACCCTCTATCTGCCTGTCTTCGCCACCCACATGCTCTTTGCTGTCAGCACGATCGGACTCGGAGGGTACAACCTCTACATGGGCCTGCATCGTCTGCGCTATGGCAGTGTCGGCGCCATGGCGGCCGGCATGACGACGCATCGGAGACTCGGGCATCTCCTGCTCTGGACATTCTCCGGCACGATAGGCACCGCCTATCTCGTCTATATGATGATATTCGTCTGGTACAAGGAATAA
- a CDS encoding STAS domain-containing protein — protein sequence MQITHRTYRNADVISISGQFNFGTRKEFTAAMEKVKQSGSAHVILNFQQVTFVDSAAIGLLALSSQHYKGTSRKLSLVGIQGTVKQVLQLAHIDQMIPTYASEDLAIGAKAA from the coding sequence ATGCAGATCACCCATCGCACCTATCGGAATGCCGATGTCATATCCATCAGCGGACAATTTAATTTCGGGACTCGCAAGGAATTTACCGCGGCGATGGAAAAGGTCAAACAGTCGGGGAGCGCGCACGTCATTCTAAACTTCCAGCAGGTGACCTTTGTCGACAGCGCGGCCATCGGGCTCCTCGCCTTGAGCTCGCAACACTATAAAGGCACCAGCCGCAAACTCTCGTTGGTCGGCATCCAGGGAACCGTGAAACAGGTCTTGCAGCTCGCGCACATCGACCAGATGATTCCGACCTACGCAAGCGAAGATCTAGCTATCGGCGCAAAAGCCGCGTGA
- a CDS encoding protein-glutamate methylesterase/protein-glutamine glutaminase, with translation MGKIRVITVDDSALMRQVLAQLLSKDPDIEVVGSAPDPYIAREKIKALNPDVITLDVEMPKMDGLTFLEKLMRGRPMPVVMVSSLTEAGCQTTLRALELGAVDFITKPKIDLREGMEDIADDLIAKVKAAAVAKIRGAVQAANGSGQAPAPRVVTHLSSAMIKTTDTIIAIGSSTGGTEAVKEVLEVLPPNTPPILITQHMPERFTKTWADRMNQLCRISVKEAEDGDSVLPGHALVAPGSYHMALVRSGARYSVRITQDPPVNRHRPSVDVLFDSVAQYAGANAVGVILTGMGGDGAKGMFAMKQAGAYTIAQDEASCVVFGMPKEAIKLGGVDKILPLGDIAGAVLTHVSRLS, from the coding sequence ATGGGGAAGATACGCGTCATTACCGTCGACGATTCCGCCTTGATGCGCCAAGTCCTCGCGCAATTGCTCTCGAAAGATCCGGACATTGAAGTCGTTGGATCGGCTCCGGATCCCTATATAGCGCGCGAGAAGATCAAGGCCTTGAATCCCGATGTCATCACCTTGGACGTCGAGATGCCGAAAATGGACGGGCTCACATTCCTGGAAAAGCTGATGCGGGGCCGCCCCATGCCGGTCGTGATGGTGAGCTCGCTCACGGAAGCCGGGTGCCAGACGACATTGCGGGCCTTGGAGTTGGGCGCCGTCGATTTCATCACCAAACCGAAGATCGATCTTCGGGAAGGCATGGAAGACATCGCGGATGACTTGATTGCAAAGGTCAAAGCGGCCGCCGTCGCGAAAATTCGAGGAGCGGTGCAGGCCGCCAATGGAAGCGGGCAGGCTCCGGCGCCACGGGTGGTCACACATCTCTCTTCGGCGATGATCAAAACGACGGATACCATCATCGCCATCGGCTCCTCCACCGGCGGGACGGAGGCCGTTAAAGAGGTGCTCGAAGTCCTTCCCCCCAACACTCCGCCGATTCTGATCACCCAGCATATGCCCGAACGGTTTACCAAGACCTGGGCCGACCGGATGAATCAACTCTGCCGCATTTCCGTGAAGGAAGCTGAAGACGGGGACAGCGTGTTGCCGGGACATGCCCTCGTGGCGCCGGGAAGCTATCACATGGCGCTCGTGCGCAGCGGCGCGCGCTATTCCGTGCGGATCACTCAGGATCCACCGGTCAATCGTCACCGCCCGTCGGTCGATGTGCTCTTCGATTCTGTCGCGCAATATGCCGGGGCGAATGCGGTCGGAGTCATTCTGACCGGCATGGGCGGCGACGGAGCCAAGGGAATGTTCGCGATGAAACAGGCCGGCGCCTATACCATCGCGCAGGATGAAGCAAGTTGTGTCGTGTTCGGCATGCCCAAAGAGGCGATCAAGCTCGGCGGCGTGGACAAAATTCTCCCCTTGGGAGATATCGCCGGAGCGGTACTGACGCACGTATCACGTCTTTCATAA
- a CDS encoding STAS domain-containing protein → MQIKERPIPNAVILDLNGDLTYAHRDAFKAAVEALRQKGCRHVILNMADVRFVDSSGLGLLALVSQNFKLNQGKVSMLNPQSYVREILGLANIPKLIPVFDNERDAVKNTAQAA, encoded by the coding sequence ATGCAAATCAAAGAACGCCCGATTCCCAACGCCGTCATTCTCGATCTCAACGGAGATCTGACCTACGCCCATCGCGACGCCTTTAAAGCCGCCGTGGAAGCGTTGCGCCAAAAAGGCTGCCGTCACGTCATTTTGAATATGGCCGATGTGCGGTTCGTCGACAGCTCAGGCCTCGGCCTGCTGGCGCTGGTCTCCCAGAATTTCAAGCTGAATCAGGGGAAAGTGAGCATGCTCAACCCCCAAAGCTACGTGCGGGAAATTCTGGGGCTGGCCAATATCCCCAAGCTGATTCCGGTGTTTGATAACGAGCGAGATGCGGTCAAGAACACCGCCCAGGCCGCGTAA
- a CDS encoding chemoreceptor glutamine deamidase CheD, which translates to MPVIDTEHFSHVRRVTDSRFPHEIASILPGEFFVSREPMVVYTVLGSCISACIRDPIAGVGGMNHFMLPAPKAHHSGDAWGGESTRYGSFAMEQLINGILQRGGIKTRLEVKLFGAGKIYEGNIDVGARNTEWVLNYLKAEGLNLAKSDLGDVYPRKVYYFTDSGRVLMKKIEKIKNRTIYDREVAYQHKVEEAQEQPQSDITLF; encoded by the coding sequence ATGCCAGTGATCGACACGGAACATTTCAGTCATGTGCGCCGCGTGACTGACAGCCGGTTTCCCCACGAGATTGCCTCCATTCTTCCGGGAGAGTTTTTTGTCAGCCGGGAGCCGATGGTGGTCTATACCGTGCTCGGTTCCTGCATTTCTGCCTGCATTCGCGATCCGATCGCGGGCGTGGGCGGCATGAATCATTTCATGCTGCCGGCGCCGAAAGCGCATCATTCCGGGGATGCCTGGGGCGGGGAATCCACCCGCTACGGGTCCTTTGCCATGGAGCAGCTGATCAACGGAATTTTGCAACGCGGCGGGATAAAGACTCGGCTGGAAGTGAAGCTATTCGGAGCCGGAAAGATCTATGAAGGCAACATCGACGTCGGCGCGCGCAATACGGAATGGGTGCTGAACTATCTAAAAGCCGAAGGGCTCAATCTCGCGAAGAGCGATCTCGGCGATGTGTATCCGCGCAAAGTGTACTACTTCACGGACTCCGGACGTGTGCTGATGAAGAAGATTGAGAAGATCAAGAATCGCACGATCTACGACCGGGAAGTCGCGTACCAACACAAGGTGGAAGAGGCGCAAGAGCAGCCGCAGAGCGATATCACATTGTTTTGA
- a CDS encoding CheR family methyltransferase, with protein MEYPITVKEYDHIRTLLYDESGISLGDNKQSLVVSRLSKRLRELQLDSFDAYYEFVTGDDSGVEFTRMLDLLSTNKTDFFREPKHFDFLRDRILPGLAKEKCIRIWSSACSTGEEPYTIAITLHESVPHPEQWNFQVLASDISTRVLAHAAAGLYGEERIKTVPPDIARRHFLKGRGEKRGLVKVKPHLSDIIKFRRMNLMDDRFPIKQPLDLIFCRNVMIYFDRPTQERLIGKFYKCLKPGGHLFIGHSESLQWVKHSFKTVAPTIYWKEG; from the coding sequence ATGGAGTACCCCATCACCGTCAAAGAATACGATCACATCCGTACGCTGCTCTACGACGAAAGCGGCATTTCGCTCGGAGACAACAAACAATCCCTGGTCGTGTCGCGCCTCTCAAAACGCCTGCGGGAACTGCAGTTGGATAGCTTCGATGCCTATTACGAGTTCGTCACCGGCGATGACAGCGGCGTCGAGTTCACGCGCATGCTGGATCTGCTCTCGACGAATAAGACTGACTTTTTTCGGGAACCCAAACACTTCGATTTTCTCCGCGACCGGATTCTGCCGGGACTCGCCAAGGAGAAGTGCATTCGGATCTGGTCTTCCGCCTGCTCGACCGGCGAAGAACCCTACACCATCGCCATCACGCTCCATGAAAGCGTGCCGCATCCAGAACAGTGGAATTTCCAAGTCCTCGCCTCGGATATCTCCACCCGCGTGCTCGCCCATGCCGCCGCCGGACTCTACGGCGAAGAGCGCATCAAAACCGTGCCGCCCGACATTGCGCGGCGCCATTTCTTAAAAGGCCGCGGCGAGAAACGCGGCCTTGTCAAGGTGAAGCCGCATCTCTCCGACATCATCAAATTCCGCCGCATGAATCTGATGGATGACCGCTTCCCCATCAAGCAACCGTTGGACCTCATTTTCTGTCGGAATGTCATGATCTACTTCGATCGGCCGACCCAGGAACGGCTGATCGGCAAGTTTTACAAATGCCTCAAGCCCGGAGGCCATTTGTTCATCGGCCATTCCGAAAGTCTGCAATGGGTCAAGCATTCCTTCAAGACGGTCGCCCCGACGATCTATTGGAAAGAAGGCTAG